The Fulvivirga ligni genome window below encodes:
- a CDS encoding phenylacetic acid degradation b, translating into MKDSLDPRVQRLNIEDHPAGLTRKVPLDQFGTYEVFTQLKEDKPYQHEGIVHAPNADMAFIFAKEQYSRRMTCSGLFVVETRNVFVTDTTEDETNLYSLISDEFPKEGEAEEYEFFHLMKRGKQHQRVGSVEARNPQEALAMAKPAFIEEKPVYNVWVIKTSDILFSSDEDQIIWSTLPEKQFRDAIAYKAADKIKAFKESRA; encoded by the coding sequence ATGAAGGATTCGTTAGACCCACGAGTACAACGTTTAAATATAGAAGATCACCCTGCCGGGCTTACTCGTAAAGTACCACTAGATCAGTTTGGTACTTATGAGGTATTCACCCAGCTGAAAGAAGATAAACCATATCAGCATGAAGGCATTGTGCATGCTCCTAATGCTGATATGGCCTTTATTTTTGCTAAAGAACAATACAGCAGGCGAATGACTTGCTCCGGACTTTTTGTTGTGGAAACCAGGAATGTTTTCGTTACAGATACTACCGAAGATGAGACTAATCTGTATAGTTTGATTTCAGATGAATTTCCTAAAGAAGGAGAAGCTGAGGAATATGAGTTTTTTCATTTGATGAAAAGAGGAAAACAGCACCAGCGTGTAGGCTCTGTAGAAGCCAGAAACCCTCAAGAAGCTTTGGCTATGGCCAAGCCAGCCTTCATCGAAGAGAAGCCTGTTTATAATGTGTGGGTTATCAAAACCAGCGATATACTTTTCTCTTCAGACGAAGACCAGATCATTTGGAGCACCTTGCCTGAAAAGCAATTTAGAGACGCCATTGCCTATAAGGCAGCAGACAAAATCAAAGCTTTTAAAGAATCTAGAGCTTAA
- the paaC gene encoding 1,2-phenylacetyl-CoA epoxidase subunit PaaC, whose translation MNTEALKELLYKIADDQLIIGHRNSEWTGMGPILEEDIAFSSMAQDKIGQSHSLYQLLNDLGEEDPDQIAFMRSAEKFKNCQLVELPNGEYDFSLIRHFLFDTAESVRFELLANSTYEPLAQLARKIQGEIRYHSMHANTWINQLGTATEESILRLQSSLNEAYPFALGIFEPSPMEEVLIDEGIFAGEKQLKEMWEEKIRKVIAQTELKLPTSDPAAIYGGRFGHHTEHLQPLLDEMSEVFKIDPTAEW comes from the coding sequence ATGAATACTGAAGCATTAAAAGAGTTATTATATAAAATAGCTGATGATCAGCTAATTATAGGACATAGAAATAGTGAGTGGACAGGAATGGGTCCTATTTTGGAAGAAGACATTGCATTTTCTTCCATGGCTCAGGATAAGATTGGTCAAAGTCATTCGCTCTATCAATTATTAAACGATTTAGGAGAAGAAGATCCTGATCAGATTGCCTTTATGCGATCAGCGGAGAAGTTCAAAAACTGCCAGCTAGTAGAGCTTCCAAATGGAGAGTATGATTTTAGTCTTATCCGCCATTTTCTGTTTGACACGGCTGAAAGTGTCAGGTTTGAACTACTTGCTAACTCTACATACGAGCCTCTGGCTCAGTTAGCCCGGAAGATTCAGGGTGAAATCAGGTATCATTCTATGCATGCCAACACCTGGATTAATCAATTAGGCACAGCCACTGAAGAAAGCATATTAAGACTACAGTCTTCCCTTAATGAGGCTTATCCTTTTGCTTTAGGCATCTTTGAACCGTCACCAATGGAAGAAGTTCTCATTGATGAAGGTATCTTTGCTGGTGAAAAACAGTTAAAAGAAATGTGGGAAGAAAAGATCAGGAAGGTTATTGCTCAAACAGAGCTGAAACTACCTACCTCAGATCCTGCAGCCATTTACGGAGGAAGATTTGGGCATCACACGGAACATTTGCAGCCTCTTTTAGATGAAATGTCTGAAGTTTTCAAAATCGATCCTACTGCGGAATGGTAA
- the paaD gene encoding 1,2-phenylacetyl-CoA epoxidase subunit PaaD — MIHTKENILEWLEQVKDPEIPVLSLVDLGVITDIDIDHHRVKVTITPTFTGCPAIDYMKQDIIETLNSYGIDYVDVEVSFEKSWNSNLISEKGRKALKDFGLAPPPKHNLIFDIDILTNIECPNCGSTNTELRSPFGPTACRSIHHCYSCKETFEQFKPL, encoded by the coding sequence GTGATACATACCAAGGAAAATATTTTAGAATGGCTGGAGCAGGTGAAAGATCCTGAAATACCTGTTTTATCACTGGTAGACCTCGGAGTAATTACCGACATAGACATTGATCATCATAGGGTAAAAGTTACCATCACTCCTACTTTTACCGGATGCCCGGCCATTGACTATATGAAGCAGGATATCATCGAGACTTTAAATAGCTATGGTATTGATTATGTAGACGTGGAAGTTTCGTTTGAGAAAAGTTGGAACTCTAACCTCATCTCTGAAAAAGGACGTAAAGCACTCAAAGATTTCGGTCTGGCTCCTCCCCCTAAACATAACCTCATCTTTGATATAGATATCCTCACCAATATAGAGTGTCCCAATTGCGGTAGTACAAATACTGAGCTGAGGTCCCCTTTTGGCCCCACCGCTTGTCGCTCTATTCATCATTGTTATTCATGTAAAGAGACCTTTGAGCAATTTAAACCTCTGTAA
- a CDS encoding glycosyl hydrolase, whose product MKSPIPSLTIVLLILSTYVYGQRVEAETGILTGTHVGNSRSGYSGNGYVTGFDQEGDMLAIEVNMNQAGLYTLSVGYAADSYKENYIIINGENVGSMQFETSATFKTKAFGKVQLNQGVNTIAIQHFWGWTDVDYISLESTAPADFDNISPTLVTTNAADITKRLYAYLGDIYGSKILSGQQGSDLSNIQHIQQVTGKLPAVRGFDFIDYSPSRVEHGASSNETQDIIDWHNQGGIVTACWHWNAPKDLIDQVDKEWWRGFYTYATTFDVSIAMNNSNSQEYQLLIRDIDVIAQELKTLQQANIPVLFRPLHEAEGEWFWWGAKGPEPCKWLWRVMFDRMINYHGINNLIWVWTTTDSENAMNWYPGDEYVDIVGADIYLSPGNYSTSFSMFDNIVAQFNGEKIVTLSETGTIPTPTDLENEGAYWNWFCTWEGGFIKDGNYNTQSHLVEVFNHDYVITLDELPNIATYVNQPNVEEQITAIDGIPSFKIYPNPVHANLTVELLSSTNRIQLISMQGQVLQDIFDPQASQTIDMTSLESGIYIIRMIQDNQIVNRKILKE is encoded by the coding sequence ATGAAATCACCTATACCCTCATTAACTATCGTATTATTAATTCTCTCCACCTACGTTTACGGACAACGAGTGGAAGCAGAGACAGGAATATTAACAGGTACTCATGTTGGCAACAGCAGAAGTGGCTACTCTGGCAATGGCTATGTCACTGGCTTTGATCAGGAAGGAGACATGTTGGCCATCGAGGTAAACATGAACCAAGCTGGTCTGTACACTTTATCAGTAGGTTACGCTGCCGATAGCTATAAAGAAAATTATATCATTATCAATGGTGAAAACGTAGGCAGTATGCAGTTTGAAACTTCTGCCACGTTTAAAACAAAAGCCTTTGGTAAAGTCCAGCTTAATCAGGGTGTCAATACTATAGCTATCCAACATTTCTGGGGCTGGACAGACGTGGATTATATATCTTTAGAAAGCACCGCCCCCGCAGATTTCGATAATATTTCACCTACACTAGTTACAACTAACGCCGCAGATATTACCAAAAGGCTATATGCCTACCTGGGAGATATTTATGGATCTAAAATACTATCAGGGCAGCAGGGCAGTGATTTATCTAACATTCAACATATTCAGCAAGTTACCGGAAAGCTCCCTGCGGTGAGAGGTTTTGATTTCATTGACTACTCCCCTTCCAGAGTAGAGCATGGTGCCTCTTCTAATGAAACCCAGGATATTATTGATTGGCATAATCAAGGTGGAATTGTCACTGCTTGCTGGCATTGGAATGCCCCAAAAGATTTGATTGATCAGGTAGATAAAGAATGGTGGCGCGGCTTCTATACCTATGCCACCACCTTTGATGTCTCTATCGCCATGAATAACAGTAATTCTCAGGAATACCAACTATTAATTCGAGATATAGATGTAATAGCACAAGAGCTCAAAACCCTGCAACAAGCTAACATTCCGGTACTGTTCAGGCCGCTTCATGAGGCTGAAGGCGAATGGTTTTGGTGGGGAGCAAAAGGCCCCGAACCATGCAAATGGCTCTGGAGAGTAATGTTTGATCGAATGATCAACTATCACGGCATTAATAATCTGATCTGGGTGTGGACCACCACAGACTCTGAGAATGCCATGAACTGGTATCCAGGGGATGAATATGTGGACATTGTTGGTGCTGATATTTATTTAAGCCCTGGCAACTATAGTACAAGCTTTAGCATGTTTGATAATATCGTAGCTCAGTTTAATGGAGAGAAAATCGTTACGCTGTCTGAGACGGGTACTATCCCTACCCCTACTGATTTAGAAAATGAAGGTGCCTATTGGAACTGGTTTTGCACCTGGGAAGGTGGCTTTATTAAAGATGGCAACTATAACACTCAAAGTCATTTGGTGGAAGTATTTAACCATGATTATGTAATCACTTTGGATGAACTACCCAACATTGCTACCTATGTTAATCAACCGAACGTGGAAGAGCAAATTACTGCTATTGACGGAATACCTTCATTTAAAATCTATCCTAATCCCGTTCATGCCAATTTAACAGTAGAGCTACTTTCCAGTACTAACCGGATACAGCTCATAAGCATGCAAGGTCAGGTGTTGCAGGATATATTTGATCCACAAGCCAGCCAAACCATAGATATGACTAGCTTAGAATCAGGCATTTATATTATCCGAATGATTCAGGATAACCAGATCGTCAACAGAAAAATATTAAAGGAGTGA